Proteins from a genomic interval of Rosa chinensis cultivar Old Blush chromosome 2, RchiOBHm-V2, whole genome shotgun sequence:
- the LOC112189057 gene encoding AAA-ATPase At2g18193 isoform X2, whose amino-acid sequence MYPLNLREMPTTASSLFSAYASFTALIMLVKSMADQLMSLIPPPLRSYLSSILHHFYAPRSADLTLIVDEKCGHMINQVYEAVEVYLKTKISPLNERLRVSRTPGQKTLSITIDRNEEIIDYFDNITLKWRYVCTEAKKGGGGPGGDKEKRKFELTFNKKHKVEVIDSYLHNVLDRADALRQEEKVLKLASQNSGSSIDLQHPSTFDTLAMDPKLKRMIIEDLDRFLRRKEFYKKVGKAWKRGYLLYGPPGTGKSSLIAAMANYLKFDVHDLDLSRIFNNSELRRILLSSSNRSILVIEDIDCSVQIENRKEEKSRQSNTNFTLSGLLNFIDGLWSSSGDGRIIVFTTNHKDKLDPALLRPGRMDVHIHMSYCTASGFRILASNYLGIQDSNPHNLCGEIEGLIESTEVTPAEVAEELLTSDDADVVLEGLVDFLKRKKEENNKIGDEGTQGADQDAEKGISSGCDNCDDGSGEECDDGSGSESSLENN is encoded by the exons ATGTATCCTCTGAATCTCAGAGAGATGCCCACAACAGCATCGTCCTTGTTCTCCGCCTATGCTTCCTTCACTGCACTCATCATGTTGGTCAAGTCCATGGCGGACCAACTCATGTCACTCATCCCTCCTCCACTCCGCTCATACTTGTCCTCAATCCTCCACCACTTCTATGCCCCTCGCTCCGCTGACCTCACTCTCATCGTGGACGAGAAGTGTGGTCATATGATAAACCAAGTCTATGAAGCCGTGGAGGTCTACCTCAAGACCAAGATCAGTCCACTCAACGAGCGTCTGCGAGTGAGCAGAACACCCGGACAGAAAACTCTCAGCATTACCATCGACAGAAACGAAGAGATCATCGACTACTTCGACAACATCACACTAAAGTGGCGTTATGTGTGCACTGAAGCAAAAAAAGGTGGGGGTGGACCGGGTGGTGACAAGGAAAAGCGCAAGTTTGAGCTTACTTTCAACAAGAAACACAAGGTCGAGGTGATAGACTCGTACCTACACAATGTGTTGGATCGGGCTGATGCACTTAGACAAGAGGAAAAGGTCCTCAAGCTTGCTTCCCAAAATTCGGGTAGTTCCATAGATCTCCAGCACCCTTCAACTTTTGACACACTGGCTATGGACCCCAAGCTCAAGAGAATGATTATCGAGGATTTGGACAGGTTCTTGAGGAGGAAGGAGTTTTACAAGAAGGTTGGCAAGGCTTGGAAAAGAGGTTACTTGTTGTATGGTCCACCTGGTACTGGAAAATCAAGCTTGATTGCAGCCATGGCTAATTATCTCAAGTTTGATGTCCATGATTTGGACCTCAGTAGAATTTTCAACAACAGTGAATTGAGGAGGATTCTGCTGTCTTCTTCAAATCgttctattttggtcattgagGACATTGATTGCAGCGTGCAAATAGAGAACCGGAAAGAGGAGAAAAGTCGACAATCTAATACCAAT TTTACTCTCTCGGGCCTACTGAACTTCATAGATGGTCTGTGGTCAAGCAGCGGTGATGGGAGAATCATTGTGTTCACCACCAACCATAAG GACAAACTAGACCCTGCATTGTTGCGTCCCGGTCGAATGGATGTGCACATTCACATGTCGTATTGCACTGCGAGCGGGTTCAGAATCTTGGCCTCTAACTACCTCGGCATTCAAGATAGCAACCCTCATAACCTTTGCGGAGAAATTGAAGGCTTAATAGAGAGCACTGAGGTAACCCCTGCAGAGGTTGCTGAGGAGCTCTTGACGAGTGACGATGCTGATGTTGTTCTTGAAGGACTTGTTGATTTcctgaaaagaaagaaggaagagaacAATAAAATTGGTGATGAAGGAACTCAAGGAGCTGATCAAGATGCAGAAAAAGGGATCTCATCCGGTTGCGATAACTGCGATGATGGAAGTGGAGAAGAATGCGACGATGGAAGTGGTTCAGAATCTTCTCTTGAAAATAATTGA
- the LOC112189057 gene encoding AAA-ATPase At2g18193 isoform X4, producing MYPLNLREMPTTASSLFSAYASFTALIMLVKSMADQLMSLIPPPLRSYLSSILHHFYAPRSADLTLIVDEKCGHMINQVYEAVEVYLKTKISPLNERLRVSRTPGQKTLSITIDRNEEIIDYFDNITLKWRYVCTEAKKGGGGPGGDKEKRKFELTFNKKHKVEVIDSYLHNVLDRADALRQEEKVLKLASQNSGSSIDLQHPSTFDTLAMDPKLKRMIIEDLDRFLRRKEFYKKVGKAWKRGYLLYGPPGTGKSSLIAAMANYLKFDVHDLDLSRIFNNSELRRILLSSSNRSILVIEDIDCSVQIENRKEEKSRQSNTNFTLSGLLNFIDGLWSSSGDGRIIVFTTNHKDKLDPALLRPGRMDVHIHMSHCTASGFRILASNYLGIQESNPHNLCGEIEGLIESTEVTPAEVAEELLKSDDADVVLEGLVDFLKRKKEENNKIGDEGTQVHVDKSCPLTMTHHT from the exons ATGTATCCTCTGAATCTCAGAGAGATGCCCACAACAGCATCGTCCTTGTTCTCCGCCTATGCTTCCTTCACTGCACTCATCATGTTGGTCAAGTCCATGGCGGACCAACTCATGTCACTCATCCCTCCTCCACTCCGCTCATACTTGTCCTCAATCCTCCACCACTTCTATGCCCCTCGCTCCGCTGACCTCACTCTCATCGTGGACGAGAAGTGTGGTCATATGATAAACCAAGTCTATGAAGCCGTGGAGGTCTACCTCAAGACCAAGATCAGTCCACTCAACGAGCGTCTGCGAGTGAGCAGAACACCCGGACAGAAAACTCTCAGCATTACCATCGACAGAAACGAAGAGATCATCGACTACTTCGACAACATCACACTAAAGTGGCGTTATGTGTGCACTGAAGCAAAAAAAGGTGGGGGTGGACCGGGTGGTGACAAGGAAAAGCGCAAGTTTGAGCTTACTTTCAACAAGAAACACAAGGTCGAGGTGATAGACTCGTACCTACACAATGTGTTGGATCGGGCTGATGCACTTAGACAAGAGGAAAAGGTCCTCAAGCTTGCTTCCCAAAATTCGGGTAGTTCCATAGATCTCCAGCACCCTTCAACTTTTGACACACTGGCTATGGACCCCAAGCTCAAGAGAATGATTATCGAGGATTTGGACAGGTTCTTGAGGAGGAAGGAGTTTTACAAGAAGGTTGGCAAGGCTTGGAAAAGAGGTTACTTGTTGTATGGTCCACCTGGTACTGGAAAATCAAGCTTGATTGCAGCCATGGCTAATTATCTCAAGTTTGATGTCCATGATTTGGACCTCAGTAGAATTTTCAACAACAGTGAATTGAGGAGGATTCTGCTGTCTTCTTCAAATCgttctattttggtcattgagGACATTGATTGCAGCGTGCAAATAGAGAACCGGAAAGAGGAGAAAAGTCGACAATCTAATACCAAT TTTACTCTCTCGGGCCTACTGAACTTCATAGATGGTCTGTGGTCAAGCAGCGGTGATGGGAGAATCATTGTGTTCACCACCAACCATAAGGACAAACTAGACCCTGCATTGTTGCGTCCCGGTCGAATGGATGTGCACATTCACATGTCGCATTGCACTGCGAGCGGGTTCAGAATCTTGGCCTCTAACTACCTCGGCATTCAAGAAAGCAACCCTCATAACCTTTGCGGAGAAATTGAAGGCTTAATAGAGAGCACTGAGGTAACCCCTGCAGAGGTTGCTGAGGAGCTCTTGAAGAGTGATGATGCTGATGTTGTTCTTGAAGGACTTGTTGATTTcctgaaaagaaagaaggaagagaacAATAAAATTGGTGATGAAGGAACTCAAGTACACGTTGATAAGTCATGCCCATTGACCATGACTCATCACACTTAG
- the LOC112189057 gene encoding AAA-ATPase At2g18193 isoform X3, whose amino-acid sequence MYPLNLREMPTTASSLFSAYASFTALIMLVKSMADQLMSLIPPPLRSYLSSILHHFYAPRSADLTLIVDEKCGHMINQVYEAVEVYLKTKISPLNERLRVSRTPGQKTLSITIDRNEEIIDYFDNITLKWRYVCTEAKKGGGGPGGDKEKRKFELTFNKKHKVEVIDSYLHNVLDRADALRQEEKVLKLASQNSGSSIDLQHPSTFDTLAMDPKLKRMIIEDLDRFLRRKEFYKKVGKAWKRGYLLYGPPGTGKSSLIAAMANYLKFDVHDLDLSRIFNNSELRRILLSSSNRSILVIEDIDCSVQIENRKEEKSRQSNTNQFTLSGLLNFIDGLWSSSGDGRIIVFTTNHKDKLDPALLRPGRMDVHIHMSHCTASGFRILASNYLGIQESNPHNLCGEIEGLIESTEVTPAEVAEELLKSDDADVVLEGLVDFLKRKKEENNKIGDEGTQVHVDKSCPLTMTHHT is encoded by the exons ATGTATCCTCTGAATCTCAGAGAGATGCCCACAACAGCATCGTCCTTGTTCTCCGCCTATGCTTCCTTCACTGCACTCATCATGTTGGTCAAGTCCATGGCGGACCAACTCATGTCACTCATCCCTCCTCCACTCCGCTCATACTTGTCCTCAATCCTCCACCACTTCTATGCCCCTCGCTCCGCTGACCTCACTCTCATCGTGGACGAGAAGTGTGGTCATATGATAAACCAAGTCTATGAAGCCGTGGAGGTCTACCTCAAGACCAAGATCAGTCCACTCAACGAGCGTCTGCGAGTGAGCAGAACACCCGGACAGAAAACTCTCAGCATTACCATCGACAGAAACGAAGAGATCATCGACTACTTCGACAACATCACACTAAAGTGGCGTTATGTGTGCACTGAAGCAAAAAAAGGTGGGGGTGGACCGGGTGGTGACAAGGAAAAGCGCAAGTTTGAGCTTACTTTCAACAAGAAACACAAGGTCGAGGTGATAGACTCGTACCTACACAATGTGTTGGATCGGGCTGATGCACTTAGACAAGAGGAAAAGGTCCTCAAGCTTGCTTCCCAAAATTCGGGTAGTTCCATAGATCTCCAGCACCCTTCAACTTTTGACACACTGGCTATGGACCCCAAGCTCAAGAGAATGATTATCGAGGATTTGGACAGGTTCTTGAGGAGGAAGGAGTTTTACAAGAAGGTTGGCAAGGCTTGGAAAAGAGGTTACTTGTTGTATGGTCCACCTGGTACTGGAAAATCAAGCTTGATTGCAGCCATGGCTAATTATCTCAAGTTTGATGTCCATGATTTGGACCTCAGTAGAATTTTCAACAACAGTGAATTGAGGAGGATTCTGCTGTCTTCTTCAAATCgttctattttggtcattgagGACATTGATTGCAGCGTGCAAATAGAGAACCGGAAAGAGGAGAAAAGTCGACAATCTAATACCAAT CAGTTTACTCTCTCGGGCCTACTGAACTTCATAGATGGTCTGTGGTCAAGCAGCGGTGATGGGAGAATCATTGTGTTCACCACCAACCATAAGGACAAACTAGACCCTGCATTGTTGCGTCCCGGTCGAATGGATGTGCACATTCACATGTCGCATTGCACTGCGAGCGGGTTCAGAATCTTGGCCTCTAACTACCTCGGCATTCAAGAAAGCAACCCTCATAACCTTTGCGGAGAAATTGAAGGCTTAATAGAGAGCACTGAGGTAACCCCTGCAGAGGTTGCTGAGGAGCTCTTGAAGAGTGATGATGCTGATGTTGTTCTTGAAGGACTTGTTGATTTcctgaaaagaaagaaggaagagaacAATAAAATTGGTGATGAAGGAACTCAAGTACACGTTGATAAGTCATGCCCATTGACCATGACTCATCACACTTAG
- the LOC112189056 gene encoding disease resistance RPP13-like protein 4 gives MVDAVVTVFLEKLLGALSEESRIFSEFRDHFETLQNELLLMQSFLKDAGRLKRKNQTVRSIMANLRELIYQAEDILADCQLHSSDDVPISSGWLMCIYPSRLRFQYQTGKSLGEINKKIANIKQNISSYLGVPLLSQLEPIDAQNELMPRWSSPVYDHTQVVGLEGDANKLKQWLFEANNDILSIGVVGMGGLGKTTIAQKVFNDRSVEEHFERRIWVSVSQTFTEEQIMRSMLRNLGDASVGDDKGELMKKIHEYLLGKRYLIVMDDVWSLDVTWWLRIYEGLPKGNGSSIIITTRIEEVAQKMRVKEERLHWPKCLNRDDSWLLFRNVAFAASGGECMHSELEDVGKEIVEKCKGLPLAIKAVGGIMLCKPLRYHEWRRIANHFRDELAENDNSVMASLQLSYDELPSYLKSCFLCLSLYPEDCIITKDQLVHWWIGEGFIPLRNGRSAVEAGEDCFSGLTNRCLLEVVDKTYHGTISACKVHDMVRDVVITMAEDDAFFKPDDTNCRHLGITTSTVQKANHKLRALLSTTKTAEVNKISSNSGTKFCQSQYLRVMDLSRSIFDTPLSSILNQIGFLQHLTYLSVSNTHPLVQLPHSLEKLSNLQILDASYCQNLKILPSCIVTFKKLRVFDVSHCGSLKYLPKGLGRLSNLEVLLGFKPAKSSQLEGCRIAELRNLIRLRRLGLQLTCSDEIGDTEVNVLVNLQELQHLSISCFDSHGDDLITKLDKLFPPQQLHELSLKFYPGKMSPIWLNPISLPMLRYLSISSGNLAKMNERFWGDDNSVWKIEGLMLESLSDLQEEWVKVQHVMPSLRVVTVSWCPELVSFPIEDIGFRGGVWK, from the coding sequence ATGGTGGATGCTGTAGTAACTGTATTCTTGGAGAAACTGCTAGGAGCTTTATCAGAAGAGAGCCGCATTTTTAGTGAATTCAGGGACCATTTTGAAACACTACAAAATGAGCTTCTACTGATGCAAAGCTTTCTCAAAGATGCTGGGAGACTCAAGAGAAAGAATCAGACTGTTCGCAGCATTATGGCTAATTTGCGAGAACTGATTTACCAAGCTGAAGACATACTAGCAGATTGTCAACTTCACTCGAGTGATGATGTTCCAATTTCCAGTGGTTGGCTAATGTGCATCTACCCTTCAAGACTTCGGTTCCAGTATCAGACCGGAAAGAGCCTCGGAGAAATCAATAAGAAGATTGCCAACATTAAACAGAACATTTCATCCTATCTTGGAGTTCCACTTCTAAGCCAACTAGAGCCAATTGATGCACAAAATGAACTAATGCCTAGATGGAGTAGCCCTGTGTATGACCATACTCAAGTTGTTGGTTTGGAAGGCGATGCGAATAAGTTAAAGCAATGGCTGTTTGAAGCGAACAATGACATACTATCTATTGGAGTAGTGGGAATGGGAGGATTGGGGAAGACCACAATTGCCCAAAAAGTATTTAATGACAGGAGTGTTGAGGAGCACTTTGAAAGAAGAATTTGGGTATCTGTTTCTCAAACATTTACAGAAGAACAAATCATGAGAAGCATGTTGCGAAACTTGGGAGATGCCAGCGTAGGAGATGATAAAGGTGAGTTAATGAAGAAAATACATGAGTATCTCTTAGGCAAGAGATATTTGATTGTAATGGATGACGTGTGGAGCTTAGATGTCACTTGGTGGCTGAGGATTTATGAAGGACTGCCTAAAGGAAATGGAAGCAGCATAATTATTACGACAAGGATAGAGGAGGTTGCACAGAAGATGAGAGTGAAGGAAGAAAGATTACATTGGCCCAAATGCCTTAACAGAGATGATAGTTGGCTCTTATTTAGAAATGTTGCTTTTGCAGCTAGTGGAGGTGAGTGTATGCATTCAGAACTAGAAGATGTTGGAAAGGAAATCGTTGAAAAGTGTAAGGGCCTACCATTAGCAATCAAGGCAGTTGGAGGAATAATGTTATGCAAACCATTAAGGTATCATGAATGGAGGCGAATTGCTAACCATTTTCGTGATGAGTTGGCAGAAAATGATAACTCGGTTATGGCTTCTCTACAACTGAGTTATGATGAACTTCCATCATATCTGAAGTCATGTTTCCTTTGTTTGTCTCTTTATCCAGAAGATTGCATCATAACCAAAGATCAATTGGTGCATTGGTGGATTGGAGAAGGTTTTATTCCTCTCAGAAATGGTCGATCAGCAGTTGAAGCTGGGGAAGATTGTTTCTCTGGGCTAACAAATCGGTGCTTGCTAGAAGTGGTGGACAAGACCTATCATGGAACAATCTCCGCATGTAAAGTTCATGATATGGTTCGGGATGTGGTGATAACTATGGCAGAAGATGATGCATTTTTCAAGCCAGATGACACAAATTGCCGCCATTTGGGTATTACAACTAGCACGGTTCAGAAGGCGAACCATAAATTGCGAGCATTGCTATCTACAACTAAGACCGCAGAAGTGAACAAGATTTCTTCCAATAGTGGCACGAAGTTTTGTCAGTCTCAATACTTACGAGTAATGGATCTTTCCAGGTCAATCTTTGATACACCTCTCTCAAGTATTTTAAATCAGATTGGTTTTCTTCAACACTTGACTTACCTTAGCGTAAGTAACACACATCCATTGGTTCAACTTCCACATTCACTTGAGAAGCTTAGCAACCTTCAGATTTTGGATGCCAGCTATTGTCAAAACTTGAAGATACTCCCCTCCTGTATTGTGACTTTCAAGAAGCTAAGAGTCTTCGATGTAAGTCATTGTGGATCACTCAAATATCTACCTAAAGGCTTGGGAAGACTCTCAAATCTTGAGGTGTTATTGGGATTCAAGCCTGCTAAGTCAAGCCAGTTAGAAGGTTGCCGGATTGCTGAGCTCAGAAATTTGATTCGACTTAGAAGACTTGGGCTTCAACTAACTTGTTCCGATGAGATTGGAGACACTGAGGTCAATGTATTGGTAAATCTTCAAGAACTGCAACATTTGTCAATAAGTTGCTTTGATAGTCATGGTGATGACCTCATAACAAAGTTGGATAAGTTATTTCCTCCTCAACAGCTCCATGAGCTAAGTCTAAAGTTTTATCCAGGGAAGATGAGTCCTATCTGGCTCAATCCCATCTCACTTCCTATGTTGAGGTATCTTTCAATATCATCGGGCAATCTTGCAAAGATGAACGAAAGGTTTTGGGGAGATGACAATAGTGTTTGGAAAATTGAGGGCTTAATGCTGGAATCTCTCTCGGACTTGCAAGAAGAATGGGTGAAGGTTCAACACGTCATGCCATCATTAAGAGTTGTCACTGTAAGTTGGTGCCCTGAGTTGGTGTCTTTTCCCATAGAGGATATTGGGTTTAGAGGTGGTGTCTGGAAGTAG
- the LOC112189057 gene encoding AAA-ATPase At2g18193 isoform X1 — protein sequence MYPLNLREMPTTASSLFSAYASFTALIMLVKSMADQLMSLIPPPLRSYLSSILHHFYAPRSADLTLIVDEKCGHMINQVYEAVEVYLKTKISPLNERLRVSRTPGQKTLSITIDRNEEIIDYFDNITLKWRYVCTEAKKGGGGPGGDKEKRKFELTFNKKHKVEVIDSYLHNVLDRADALRQEEKVLKLASQNSGSSIDLQHPSTFDTLAMDPKLKRMIIEDLDRFLRRKEFYKKVGKAWKRGYLLYGPPGTGKSSLIAAMANYLKFDVHDLDLSRIFNNSELRRILLSSSNRSILVIEDIDCSVQIENRKEEKSRQSNTNQFTLSGLLNFIDGLWSSSGDGRIIVFTTNHKDKLDPALLRPGRMDVHIHMSYCTASGFRILASNYLGIQDSNPHNLCGEIEGLIESTEVTPAEVAEELLTSDDADVVLEGLVDFLKRKKEENNKIGDEGTQGADQDAEKGISSGCDNCDDGSGEECDDGSGSESSLENN from the exons ATGTATCCTCTGAATCTCAGAGAGATGCCCACAACAGCATCGTCCTTGTTCTCCGCCTATGCTTCCTTCACTGCACTCATCATGTTGGTCAAGTCCATGGCGGACCAACTCATGTCACTCATCCCTCCTCCACTCCGCTCATACTTGTCCTCAATCCTCCACCACTTCTATGCCCCTCGCTCCGCTGACCTCACTCTCATCGTGGACGAGAAGTGTGGTCATATGATAAACCAAGTCTATGAAGCCGTGGAGGTCTACCTCAAGACCAAGATCAGTCCACTCAACGAGCGTCTGCGAGTGAGCAGAACACCCGGACAGAAAACTCTCAGCATTACCATCGACAGAAACGAAGAGATCATCGACTACTTCGACAACATCACACTAAAGTGGCGTTATGTGTGCACTGAAGCAAAAAAAGGTGGGGGTGGACCGGGTGGTGACAAGGAAAAGCGCAAGTTTGAGCTTACTTTCAACAAGAAACACAAGGTCGAGGTGATAGACTCGTACCTACACAATGTGTTGGATCGGGCTGATGCACTTAGACAAGAGGAAAAGGTCCTCAAGCTTGCTTCCCAAAATTCGGGTAGTTCCATAGATCTCCAGCACCCTTCAACTTTTGACACACTGGCTATGGACCCCAAGCTCAAGAGAATGATTATCGAGGATTTGGACAGGTTCTTGAGGAGGAAGGAGTTTTACAAGAAGGTTGGCAAGGCTTGGAAAAGAGGTTACTTGTTGTATGGTCCACCTGGTACTGGAAAATCAAGCTTGATTGCAGCCATGGCTAATTATCTCAAGTTTGATGTCCATGATTTGGACCTCAGTAGAATTTTCAACAACAGTGAATTGAGGAGGATTCTGCTGTCTTCTTCAAATCgttctattttggtcattgagGACATTGATTGCAGCGTGCAAATAGAGAACCGGAAAGAGGAGAAAAGTCGACAATCTAATACCAAT CAGTTTACTCTCTCGGGCCTACTGAACTTCATAGATGGTCTGTGGTCAAGCAGCGGTGATGGGAGAATCATTGTGTTCACCACCAACCATAAG GACAAACTAGACCCTGCATTGTTGCGTCCCGGTCGAATGGATGTGCACATTCACATGTCGTATTGCACTGCGAGCGGGTTCAGAATCTTGGCCTCTAACTACCTCGGCATTCAAGATAGCAACCCTCATAACCTTTGCGGAGAAATTGAAGGCTTAATAGAGAGCACTGAGGTAACCCCTGCAGAGGTTGCTGAGGAGCTCTTGACGAGTGACGATGCTGATGTTGTTCTTGAAGGACTTGTTGATTTcctgaaaagaaagaaggaagagaacAATAAAATTGGTGATGAAGGAACTCAAGGAGCTGATCAAGATGCAGAAAAAGGGATCTCATCCGGTTGCGATAACTGCGATGATGGAAGTGGAGAAGAATGCGACGATGGAAGTGGTTCAGAATCTTCTCTTGAAAATAATTGA